One region of Purpureocillium takamizusanense chromosome 4, complete sequence genomic DNA includes:
- a CDS encoding Guanine deaminase (COG:F~COG:Q~EggNog:ENOG503NU83~MEROPS:MER0037714) encodes MAGQDSRPAAFHGVIIQSTGPEDLAILEDALLAVDANGIIKSLEAGVSRQDVATRLAALGLDDCRLTELCPGQFLIPGFVDTHNHAPQWLHRGLGQGMQILEWLSSTAFPNEARFEDPEHARTAYSSLVDGMLRQGVTTASYYSSLHGEATQILADTCLAKGQRALVGKCNMNRGSPDYYRDASVEESVRVTRDCIDHIRGIDPSGSMIRPVLTPRFAISCEDRLLAALGDMAAEDPTMAIQTHFNESEQEVAATRSLFPGFANEADLYQHFGLLGPRSILAHCTIMTPYETRRLSELGCGVAHCPTANMTVGGGFMAAPIREFLGQGIHVGLGTDSGGGYSSSMLNAMRHALVASFARDFLDARDGAAALSLDQVFHMATAGGARVVGFGDAVGDLNPGKQFDALLVDMRACRGGVNAPMQAGDSLRTTFEKFIMTGDDRNIVQVMVRGRVVLDRA; translated from the coding sequence ATGGCCGGACAAGACAGTCGGCCCGCGGCGTTTCATGGCGTCATCATCCAGTCTACCGGACCAGAGGACTTGgccatcctcgaggacgcgctcctcgcggTCGACGCCAATGGAATCATCAAGAGCCTAGAAGCGGGCGTGAGTCGGCAGGATGTAGCTACAAGGCTTgccgcgctcggcctggACGACTGCCGGCTCACGGAGCTCTGCCCTGGCCAGTTTCTCATTCCGGGCTTCGTCGACACGCATAACCATGCTCCCCAATGGTTGCACCGCGGGCTCGGGCAGGGGATGCAGATACTCGAGTGGctgtcgtcaacggcgtTCCCCAACGAGGCGCGCTTCGAGGACCCCGAGCACGCCAGGACAGCGTACAgctcgctcgtcgacggcatgcTGCGCCAGGGAGTCACGACGGCCAGCTACTACAGCTCCCTACATGGCGAGGCAACCCAAATACTCGCCGACACGTGCTTGGCCAAGGGCCAGAGGGCGCTGGTGGGCAAGTGCAACATGAACCGGGGCTCCCCGGACTACTACCGCGATGCCAGCGTCGAGGAGTCGGTGCGCGTGACGCGGGACTGCATCGACCACATCCGCGGCATCGATCCCAGCGGCAGCATGATACGGCCCGTACTCACGCCGCGCTTCGCCATCTCGTGCGAGGACCGCCTCCTTGCGGCTCtgggcgacatggcggccgaggacccGACCATGGCGATCCAGACGCACTTCAACGAGTCGGAGCAagaggtggcggcgacgcggtccCTGTTCCCTGGCTTCGCCAACGAGGCCGACCTCTACCAGCACTTTGGGCTGCTGGGACCCCGGTCCATCCTCGCGCACTGCACCATCATGACGCCGTACGAGACGCGGCGCCTGAGCGAGCTCGggtgcggcgtcgcgcacTGCCCGACGGCCAACATGACGGTCGGCGGGGGCTTCATGGCCGCGCCGATACGCGAATTCCTCGGGCAGGGCATCCACGTCGGCCTGGGGAccgactcgggcggcggctactcgtcgtccatgctcaacgccatgcgccacgccctcgtcgcctcgttTGCGCGCGACTTTCTGGACGCCagggacggcgccgccgcgctgtccCTGGACCAGGTCTTCCAcatggccacggccggcggtgcccgggtcgtcggctttggcgacgccgtgggAGACCTGAACCCCGGGAAGCAGTTtgacgcgctgctcgtcgacatgCGCGCGTGCCGGGGCGGCGTCAACGCGCCGATGCAGGCCGGTGATTCGTTGCGAACCACGTTTGAGAAGTTCATCATGACGGGAGACGATCGCAACATTGTTCAGGTCATGGTCCGAGGCAGAGTCGTTTTAGACCGAGCGTGA
- a CDS encoding uncharacterized protein (COG:K~EggNog:ENOG503NYUZ) has translation MPTSRHVSPGSHRRAGAVYVVGAGAGDETKALLACLTCRRKKVKCSGTSPCSYCAKRDLECKVSERGRRRVYSVARIKNLEARLAAYESSPQGQDGNLEAETYMDSESLEKQSRTAGPVCASVPTTQMENAPSGEASGPSFGETRQLSTVNVHTEPSEPLSGSTISADSSLNSSYAFGSRVQRLLQGSRATPHRGGDSDCLPRELDRFSSSGTCIFDLPSFPMEEEEARELLET, from the exons ATGCCAACTAGTCGCCATGTAAGCCCCGGCTCGCACCGGAGAGCAGGAGCAGTTTACGTCGTTGGCGCTGGTGCGGGGGACGAGACAAAGGCTCTCCTAGC CTGCTTGACGTGCCGAAGGAAAAAAGTCAAGTGCTCTGGAACGAGCCCGTGCTCCTACTGCGCGAAGCGGGACCTGGAGTGCAAAGTGTCTGAGCGTGGCCGGAGGAGGGTGTACTCTGTCGC CAGGATTAAGAACCTGGAGGCTCGCTTGGCCGCCTACGAGAGCTCCCCCCAGGGACAGGACGGCA ATCTGGAGGCTGAGACGTACATGGACAGCGAGTCCCTGGAAAAGCAATCGCGTACGGCCGGCCCTGTTTGTGCATCAGTACCAACTACGCAGATGGAGAATGCACCGTCTGGCGAAGCCTCGGGCCCGTCTTTTGGGGAAACTCGCCAGTTGTCGACCGTCAACGTGCACACGGAGCCGTCAGAGCCATTGTCAGGCTCAA CTATTTCGGCGGATTCTTCACTGAACTCGAGCTACGCATTCGGCTCGCGGGTGCAAAGGCTGCTTCagggctcgagggcgacacCACACCGAGGTGGTGATTCCGACTGTCTTCCGCGCGAGCTTGACCGGTTCTCAAGCTCCGGTACCTGCATCTTCGACCTGCCGTCCTTTCcaatggaggaggaggaggcgcgggaGCTGTTGGAGACGTAG
- the ADE13_2 gene encoding Adenylosuccinate lyase (COG:F~EggNog:ENOG503NU0G), which produces MSAFDEYQTPLVSRYTSSEMRKIFTPRQRYSTWRQLWLWLAEAEQELGVDKISNEALDAIRANLVVSDDAFKVAADEEKRVRHDVMAHIHALEKDAPAAAGVIHLGATSCFGT; this is translated from the exons ATGTCCGCATTCGACGAGTACCAGACCCCTCTGGTGTCTCGCTACACCA GTAGCGAGATGCGAAAGATCTTCACCCCGCGCCAGCGTTACTCGACGTGGCGCCagctctggctctggctggccgaggccgagcaggagctgggcgtcgacaAGATCTCcaacgaggccctcgacgcgaTCCGAgccaacctcgtcgtcagcgacgacgccttcaaggtcgccgccgacgaggagaagcgcgtGAGGCACGACGTCATGGCGCACATCCACGCCCTGGAGAAGGACGCCCCGGCTGCCGCGGGTGTCatccacctcggcgccaccTCTTGCTTTGGTACGTGA
- the ADE13_1 gene encoding Adenylosuccinate lyase (COG:F~EggNog:ENOG503NU0G): MDLLLPKLARAISSLSKFAVQYKDLPTLGFTHYQAAQPITLGRRAAQWLQDLVFDLEDIEYVRSGLKFRGAQGTTGTQASFLALFQNDASKVDQLNEKLCAKSGFQGCYDISTQTYTRKVDLRVANALAALGATATRVATDIRHLCHDKVLDEPHVAGQIGSSAMPFKSNPMTAERICSLGRKLSNISSNFSETFSSQWLERSLDDSAIRRMDIPEMFFLADAIVTSLDHVCDGLVVFPAVINSQLMQELPYMASEEILIRMVNHGASRQVAHEEIRLLSREAAYHVKMEGGSNDLIERIKRTDFFKPIWGEVDGLMDPRLFIGRCAEQVERYAGAGGVVDKHLERYRQYIQSSKTTQLAV; the protein is encoded by the exons ATGGACCTGCTCCTCCCCAAGCTGGCCCGTGCCATCAGCTCCCTGTCCAAGTTCGCTGTCCAGTACAAGGACCTCCCGACTCTCGGCTTCAC GCACTACCAGGCTGCCCAGCCCATCACactgggccgccgcgccgcccagtgGCTCCAGGACCTCgtcttcgacctcgaggacatCGAGTATGTCCGCTCCGGCCTCAAGTTCCGAGGCGCCCAGGGCACGACCGGCACCCAGGCCTCGTTCCTGGCGCTCTTCCAAAACGACGCGAGCAAGGTCGACCAGCTCAACGAGAAGCTGTGCGCCAAGAGCGGCTTCCAGGGCTGCTACGACATCTCCACCCAGACGTACACCCGCAAGGTCGACCTTCGTGTTGCCAACGCTCTGGCTGCGctcggcgccacggcgactCGCGTCGCTACT GACATCCGCCACCTCTGCCACGACAAGGTCTTGGACGAGCCTCATGTTGCCGGCCAGATTGGTTCTTCGGCGATGCCGTTCAAGTCCAATCCCATGAC GGCCGAACGAATCTGCAGCTTGGGTCGCAAGCTCAGCAACATCTCGTCCAACTTTAGCGAGACGTTTTCGTCGCAGTGGCTTGAGCGCAGTCTCGACGACAGCGCCATCCGCCGCATGGATATTCCCGAGATGttcttcctcgccgacgccatcgtgaCCAGCCTCGATCACGTctgcgacggcctcgtcgtcttccctGCCGTCATCAACTCCCAGCTGATGCAGGAGCTGCCCTACATGGCCAGCGAAGAGATCCTCATCCGCATGGTCAACCACGGCGCCTCGCGCCAGGTTGCGCACGAGGAGATCCGCCTGTTGTCGCGCGAGGCTGCCTACCACGTCAAGATGGAGGGCGGTAGCAACGACCTGATCGAGCGCATCAAGCGAACCGACTTTTTC AAACCCATCTGGGGTGAGGTCGATGGCCTCATGGACCCCAGGCTCTTCATCGGTCGCTGCGCCGAGCAGGTGGAGCGTtatgccggcgccggcggagtGGTCGACAAGCACCTGGAAAGGTATCG